AGGGAGTGTAATGCCCAGTGACGGTTCACCTGGTCCGGTAGGGCTTCTGTGGGTCAGGTTCTCTGTGTTGGGCTAAGCTCCTGGTGTGGGAGACTTGAGGTCCAGTCCAGGTCCTGTCCTAGGATGGCCTTTTACAGCCTGGAGGACGAGAGGACCATGTAGTTGTCACTAGGTGGCACTTGGACATCACTGAATGTGAgggtcctcttctcccctcctccctcctccctccctccctcgctctctccctccctccctccctcgctctctccctcctccctccctccctccctccctccctcgctctctccctccctccctccctccctcgctctctccctcctccctccctccctccctccctccctccctccctccctccctccctccctccctccctccctccctccctccctccctccctccctccctccctccctccctccctccctccctccctccctccctcgctctctcccgccCGCCCGCTcctgatccctccctcccctctgtgttAAGTACACTTCAGATGTCAAGAGTGTTTTATTTTCATTGGCCGAGGCCAGTGTGTAATGCATTCACCTCCGTTCCTGCCAACTGCTAAATGCCCCAGAACATGACCCGTTGAGGCTCCGCCCCGTTAacccctctgattggctgtaatAATTAGCAAAAAAGTGAACAGTAACCATGGTGTCTGGCTCGGGTAGGGGATAGAACACattcagcccccccctccccgtacgTGAAAGAATCCTCTTTCCCAGTCATGGTGAGCGAGccggcccagcccagcccagctcagcccagcccGGACCTCATCGACTCCCACCGCCATTTTCACTGGCTTCATATTAACCTGCCACTTAAACGCATGCAACCCAGCATGCCAccagcaattacattttcaaatggGTAGGTTTGTAAACCTCCCGGATGTTAATCTGTCACTGTTCAGGCTACTGGGAAGAGCGTTTAGAGGATTAGTCCATTCAGCTCCTGGTAGAATATTTGCCTTTGTTCACAATGAGtgaaggataaataaataaagaatggGGTTAGTATCTGAAGCAAGTCAAAATGCCTTCTGCCATATGTGGGGATTTGACTAATGCCATTATAGACAACTTATCTGGCTTCAGAATTCCAGGAAGACATTCAGCCACTATGTAAACGGTCTCCTGTGATATTTAAACGTCATTCAGTAGCAATCTGATCATTCACAATAGCTCAATACAGGAAATTCAAGGATCTCTCAATGTTGCAGAGGCTTGTTGTTATAATTGACTTTGGGAACTTACGTTATGCAATTGTCCAATAACTGAGGCCTATTCGAACTTAAGCAAACAACACCTTGATGTTTTCAATATGCAAATGATTGATATGGttagtttgaatgcatgttaTCTACAGCATTGCGATTGTCATCGTGTCAGGGAAGTCATAACCCCCCCCCTGGTTTCCCCTTATTTCCCTCATCTGCGTCGGGGTGCTTAATCGTCTTTATCCGCGATGAAGCGACAGCCGGGAGATCACGTCCTGTAAGCATGGATCCTGAAGGACGCGCCCAGACGGGACATCAGCCTGATTGGATGGTTTCAGCTGTCAGCTGAGCTCCTTGATCACCCTGCTCAGTGTTGCGCCTAGCCGGCTCTTGACTGTCGTACAGTGGTACCGGATTAGAAACACAAGCCACCGCCACCGTTATCCATcactcacacctcacacacgcgcggacagacagatggaaatCCGTCACACTCCGCAAAGACGTCATCCGGGAGCTTGTTGTTCGCGCACCCCGCTGTATTGAAATGAGAACGGCTGACAATGACTAAAGGCACGAGTACAGTAGATGCTAAACTGTACTTTCTGTAGCGACGCGTGGGGATTATACCCGCTAGATACAGATGATTGGTGAATAGCATTTTAGGGCCTTGGCTAGCACTACGCACCATCTCCAGACTGTGTACAAGACAGAGCCAGTAGCTAGACCTCCGATGTGCTTGAGTGCCATTGCCATGCGTGGTGTTGAGAAAATATGTGTGACCACTGTGGTCGGGCTCCACAAAAATGCCTCCTAAGTGTTATTGAATCGTTTATTGTCAGAGATTTCCAATCCCCTCGCTTTCAGGAATAAAATGtccaggtgaggagaggtggcaTTGCCCGTGGCGCGTCCGGCCCGGGCCCCGAGGAGCGTGACGGGGAATTTACTGCTCTGCCTGCTTATCGATCCCCTCCGCCCCGACGATATCCGGGGGTGGGCGGCAGcaaggccccccagccccctggcccCGGGTCTGTCCTTGACACTGCCCGTGGGACAGGCCTGGAGGACgcttcacttcctcctctcagccccctcAGCCCCGCAGCCAGCCCTCCCCCGGGCCGTGCCTGCACTTTGCACGGCCATATTGATTTTGTGGAAAGGCAGAGGAGTGTGGCTggctgctgggagagagggagggggagggagagggagactgagctTTCGTAAGCACTGACTTCTCCTTGACTGCACCTCCAGACCCAACAACACTGTTAGTCCAACTCGGGGGCCCCAGTGCACCCCCGCAGAGAACCACTAATCACAGTCTTTCAATCAACGctgcccttctccctcactccctgcatacctcccccccccccacacacacacacacacacctccctccccccccttctgtaACAAACCAGTCCATGTCGGAATACCAAGGGACTGTGTCAGTGTTAAAACGCTCCATTCCACCTGGAAAAAAGCTGACCTCATGAAACCATGTTGTAATTTGAAGGTGAAAACTAAAAAGCCTTCTCTATCGACATAACCCTAATGGAAACGTTAGGTCCTGGCCGCAGAATCCCAATTAAAGGCAAAGAAGGCTAACACTCCAGCATTTCTGCTTATGTAAGGCATGCATGGGCAGACATCTTAAacccgctctctcctcccccccctctttctctcccccctcttcagaTTTGACACCCCCTAAAGGTCatgaaaacatttattttgtgctTTTAGGTGTGGATGAGTGTGAAATAGATGTCAACACCGCAGACACATTGAAGAGCACTTAAACGGACAGGCCTTGTATGTGCCAACCTGTCAGTGTTGGGGCTTTATCCTCGGTGCATTTGTAAATACTTTGGGATGATTGATCTTGAGATTTGGGTGCACGTCGCCCTGGCTGACAGGGCTCCACCCGCGCAGGGCTGTGGCAGGTGGTGTGCTGGACGTCGGGTGGCCCGCTGGTGGGACAGAATAAGACGAGCTCACGGGAGATCGTTCgatggcatttttttttttgaaatcgACTTTTCTCAGTTTACGGCGTTCCTGAGTGCTGTGATGAATCGAGTTTCTCTTCATCTGATTGTTATTGGAATTGTCTGTGGAACCTCATTGTTTGTGCTGGGAGGGTATGTGTACGGAAtgagcatgtgtatgtgtgtgtgtggatcttcgtgtagtgtgtgtgtgtgtgatgagagaggttaattaatgagtgtgtgtgatgaccctGCAGTGCTGGTAATGTGATTAGATGAGTATCCCAAATAGGGCGTGGAGGGCCTGCCAGTTTGCCGGGCCCTTAAACGACTGGCCCCGTGttcagatagatggatggacacaCCCCAGTATCGATGACTCCTGCTTCCCTTGACCTGCTGTTAAGTGAAATGAACAATGTCCCCTTCAGCCCCAAACAACAATTAGTGAGAGAGCGTCGGCCTCCTGACCATTTCTCATCCTCGACGTGAGCGGACTAGACCAGaaaagagatgtgtgtgtgcgtgtgtgtgtgtgtgtggacctagACCTCTTCCCTTTCAGTTCGGTCAATATTGACAAATGATTCTACTGTCACCACCATGACACGATAACGTTTAGGCTAGCCGACCAGAGTGTACGGGGCAGTTCTCACACTAATGAAtatgcagtagtgtgtgtgtgtccgtccgtCCGTGTGTGTTCATTACTGCTGTCCTTGTTCTGTGGTGCATCCGGAAGGTCTTCAATCGGTTAGCCATTGAATGCAGTGTTCAGTCACCTATCACTACCTTTTCCCTATTCCGTGCCTAACCTTTACACCTCTCAGTGATGCATGGCTTTATTCCTCCAGTGGATTGTGCTGCAAATTGGCGCAAACAGATGGCTAATGTAGCGGAGCCCCAGCGAAAGCCGGTTAAAGTTTTGCTCCTCTCTCCCAAAGATAGCTCCGAGGTTGTATTTAGGCCCCTCTGGGCTCAAAAGTTAAAACAACCAAATGTGCGTGCGATCAAATGAGAGGCTGACGGTGGTTTGACATGAGGAgggcaggtcagtgtgtgtgtgtgtgtgcgcgctggcACCTACCTGCTGTGTTATCTCACTGTGGTTCGAGGCAGTCAGAGACATGCCCCGTGCATGAGCTACACCCTGTAAACtactgatgggggggggggggcagggggttcaGGGCTGCTCAGGGTTGCTCATCACAGCCAGCCTGTTTACCCAGGTGTGAGGCCCGTCTGTtgggtccccctccccccccaggtggaCTCCCCATGCCTTCCCTGCCATCCTCCCTCACCCAGGGCCGCCCCGCACCAGCTCCCTACATTCCGCGACGGCGTGCCAAATGAAAGTGGACGGAAGCCTGTTTGATGTCCTGTCTAGTCACCCTGTTTGAGGCCGATGTTTTACAGACGACCTGTCAAAATATTTGATTCACCGTCACTTTTGCAGGAGGGGCCCAGTTCTTGAATCGGTGTCACACAAGCACCAATAGTTTGCTTTCTAAACAGGGAGCTCTATTAGGCAGCTGCCTCTCAATGAGTCATCCCTGGGGGCTGGGTTGGAGGATGAGGCTGGAACTACTGGGACTGGGGTGAAGCTTGCTTTGGCCTGGGCCTTGAGAATTGATAGGCCCTGTGTTCAGGGCTAAGGCTAAGATACATGGGCAGTATCGGTGTTCAGGAAATGTTAGATCAACCAGAGTGCCCTCTAGTGCATGGAGGACAAGGACCACCATTGAAACCAACTCCTAAGCACAGAGCTAACCAGTCCATTGAGAACCCTGTTGTACAATCAGTCATTTCATAAGCATAAACATATGTGTGGAGCTGATACTGCAAACAGACATGTCCCTCAGAGGAAATGCTTTTGCTCCGCTACCCAGCTGGGATTCTAATGTAGTAGGCCCAGACACACTGGAAGTTATTTGGAGCCATTGTGATCTAAGCTCTGGACATGAATCTACTCTCCACACAGCGCTTTGAAGGTGgtcattagagagagagagagagagagagagagagagagagagagagagagagagaatccctCCTCCTGTTTGATTTCCGTCATATGCCCAGAGAACACAGCATTGCTCCAATAGAGTCCTGTTCTCACTCATATGTTTTGGATGATAAACAGTCTGGCCGAGGGAATAattccattacatttacattacatttagtcatttagcagacgctcttatccagagcgacttacagtaactacagggacgttcccccgaagcaagtagggtgaagtgccttgcccaaggacacaacgtcatttggaatcgaactggcaaccttcaggtcactagcccgattccctaaccgctcagccacctcacTCCCTAATTCCATCAAGAGGGGGAGATTAAAAACAACATCAGATATGTCACCCGGCGCAGACGGCTGGCACTCTTTTGCCGCGGTATCCGTGTCATTATGGGATGGGTAATCCCGTTTGCTCTGGTCTGTGAGGAAACGCAGGCTCCCTTTTTGTTTCGCATTTTTGTTTTTCTCCacttccctcccctttctctttgtctctctctctctttgtccgtcTTTTATCCCATTTGTCGTGTTggtgtgtctctctttttctctttatctACAGTATCTGGATTGTcccggtctctttctctctctttctttctctcttatctctctctattccctttCCATATTCTTCTCTGGGCTCTGATGGAGGACAAGCCCATCTGCTTCATAGGGCCAAGCTTGTCTTCCCCCcccaattttctttttttttggaggTGGAATTTGTGAGTGGCTTGATGTATTTGACATGTGCGTGACAGCCCGCTGGTGTGCGATCGGAGCAAAGGCAACGCACCATCCGGCccagctgcgtgtgtgtgtgtgtctatgtccgtctgtgtgtgttttggtgtgcaCATCACACACCGGGAGCTTGTGAGCTTTGGTCAAGTTGGCAATGACATATCAACCAGTCTTGCgcacacattcaaatacacacacttgtgCTTACGTGAACAGTATCGACTACGCACACATTAcacatacatgcaaacacacagccgGTCCtatacatacagcacacacacaccccaggctgAGCCTCTGCCATGAGCTGGAATTTGACACCAGTCAATGTGTGTCAGGTTGTCAGTTTTCCTTCGTTCTTCCTCTGGGCTCTTTGAACAGAGGCTGGCCATGAATAgtgcatgttgttttgttttgtagaTTCCAACTGTCTGGGGCCTGCTTTTTCTTGCTTTTTGTTTGTTCCACTCTAAATAGAATAACTTAAGAGGGGCCGTCCACTCCCGCGCAGCCTGTAAAGAAAGTTGCAGcaggtgttgtgttgttgtaGCCCCAGGTAAAGCTGCATCTCCCTGAGGGGGAAGCCCCGCGGCTGCTGAGATCAGAAGCCTGCTTTCCTGCTACTCCCCACAAtgcacttctcctctcctctgtgtagTTTGTGCTTTTCCTCCTGTTAGTCGTCTTTTTGATATACCTTTCTTAAAAATTGGGCCGCAgcctttattttttatatttttttaccaAATGTTTACTTTAATGTTAATGACATTTTATTTCACTCTAAAAGTCAGGACATAttttgccctccctccctccctccccacctccctccccacctccctccccacctccctccgtctctggtGTTATTAGGGTGGTGGAAATGCCACACGTGTGCAGTAAATGTCTGGGAAAATATATACGAGGGCTCTTGCTCACCTTAAAACATCACATACTCTGAGCTGCTCTCCCGCCCACTCCCGGGGACTGGCTTTCGAGCCGGTGTCTTAACAGcaggacccccctcccccccccccccccccctccccaacttcCCATGCCCCCTCTCTGTGGAGTGTGGAACCGCGTGCACCTGAAATAGAGGTGCAGGGGGCTCTGGGATAAGGGTACattggtagagagagggagagagaaaatggaaagaaagagggagggaggggaggcactTGTGTGAAATTTATTTGGGTATCACAGGTTTTACGCTGGTTGCCATTGGATTTACAGGTCGGAATGGAATGCGGCCCAATGAAAGGTGCTTTGATCTGTCCACCAGGTTGGGGtttttatgggggggggggggaaggcatGTACGGTGCGGGGCATCTTTTATAAGGTTGTGAGGAACCCCGCTGTAGCCTCCAAAAATCATAAAAATGCGAGACGACAGTGAAGGACTATGGGAGTCATTGGGAGACTCTGAAGGTTATATCAAATGGGAAATCTCTCCCTGTGCCTGGGTTTTATACGTCCTTTCTTCGACTCCCCCGAATACCCTAATCATTCATCATAAACACTTCTCACAAAAGTAGAACAGAAAAATGCCCCTGTATACCCATGTGGTGTGTTGTTTTTCCTGTGCTTACCTGTGTGCTCTGCTGTCTTGTCTCTCCCAGAGACGCAGGCTCATACAGGAGTTGGGAGACCAGAAGATTCCCTTCCTGGGGCCTGGAGACCAGGGCTTCCAGCAGCTGGTGAGTCCCTCAGACGCAGTCTCGACCTGCTTCAGACCAAGTCTAGTTTCCTCCTGTCTGATCCAGATACAGTAGTTCTTAAATGAGGCCATCACAGATAAACTGCCGGCTTGGGTCAATGTGGGGACAGCAATGTGACtgcagtgttgtggtgtgttccCCCAGTGGGAGTCCAGCTACTCGGGCCTGGTGGTGCGGCGGTCCTGCTCCCTGCCCACAGAGCTCCACGGTCGGGTCCAGACCGCCCTCCTCACCCTGAGGCAGAGGGGCTGCCTCCTCAGAGACCTGGTCCGGGTCCGGGACCGCGACGTCCTGACCGCCGTGTCCCGGGCCTTGCTGGGCCAGCCGGGCACCACCTACCGCTACCTGGACACCCGTCTCTTCGCCATCCCCTGGCACAGCGAGGATCAGGAGGGCGGCGGCGCTGGCGTTGCTGGGACGGTAGGGGTAGACAGGCAGTCGTGCTGTGACGCCGACCTGAGGGCCGCCTGCAAGGCACTCTGGGAGCTCAACCACTTCTTCTCGTCCGAcgtgggggagaggaaggagggcgaCGCCTTCACGCAGTACAGGAAGGACGCGGACACGGAGGCCAAACTGAGCGAGGACGACGACAAGGGCTCCCGACAGAGCGACGCGTCCAAAAACACGGAAGGGGGCGACTCGGAGTCCAAGCAGAGcgaagagggagacacagagtccAAACACAGCGAGGAGTGGGATACCGAGTCTCGGCACAGTGACGAAGGCTGCTCCGAGTCCAAGCAGGAGCCGGACTTGGAAACGGAGTCCAAACACAGCGACgaaggagagctggaggtcagacAGAGCAAGCTTGGGGTCACGGGGTCAAATCCGCGCAGTGAAGGGAAATGCACAGGTTCGAACCCCGCGTCAGGCAGGAGCTCAGAGGCCGAGGGGGCGATGCTGGGATGCCAGGAGAAACCTGTGGCAGAACTGAAGCAGAGTCTCTCGAGCTACCACAtccaagatgaggaggaggaggaggagcagcagagtgGCCAGGGCtgttctgcccccccccaagCACCATGCCCCGCCCCCTTCAACGTCACCTTGCTCAACTACATGGACCCGTCTGCCATAAGCCAACTGAAGGAAGAGCCTTACTATGGGATGGGCAAGATGGCGGTGGGGTGGCACCACGACGAGAACCTAGTCACCAGGTCCCCCGTGGCTGTGTACAGCTACAGCTGCCACGACAACAAAGGTGAGGGGTCAAAGCTCACGGCAGCAAAAGCGGGTTTATAAATGCGCACATGTTCTCAAAATgtcgccctcccccccctccccacaaccTAGATATTCTGTCTCGTGTTCCCGGAAAAGTGCGCGTATCAGTGATCTCTGTCATTGTAATGTGGTCTCACGTTTATCTGGGTGTCTCTGTGGTGGATCAGAGGAGCTACGGGGAAGCTAGCATCTCAGACGAGGCCTCCGGTTGGCCAGCCGGAAGATCTGTCTGCCCGATAGTGTCAAGGCTTTATCAAATGTCATCGCAGGCTCTGTTTCTGATGGGGCCTCGCTTATCACCGGCGCTATGAGGCAGATCACAGAGACACGgggactagcacacacacacacacacacaagtatgtgCGTACGTgcgtaaagacacacacacgcactcacttcAATAAACAGACCTTATCACACCTCTCATCTCATCTAACTCCTCCGCCCCCTAGAAATGATCAATGTGTAATTATCTGATATGGAGAAATGAAGGCCTAGTTGGAGAACTGCTCCTAGACAGTACTGCGCCTAGATAATACACATCATTGGTGTTTTGTCTGTTACTCAAGGGCCGTGCCGTATCTTTTATGGTTGTTCAGTCAAGAACACTTATTGCTAATGACTGTGTACAAATTGCAAGAGCAggtaataaaaaacaaaaaacataatttgatgtatttttttcttcattgGATGAAACACCTCTGGTGTTACCAGTTTTCCCCTCATCTCATCATCCCAGCACAGAGGATGCTCATATTTCTGCAGCCGACGTGGTCCTTCTCAGAAGGGTGAAGTACTAAACAGAACCACCTGCTTCAAGGGTCTGCTGAGATGATTTGTTCCGACCCGCTTGAACCTTGACCCCCGGGAACGACGGCTTCAaacggcgaggggggggggggactctgcAGCTGCGTCTTTGTAGGCCCCGCTGACCCCATCGCCACAGACTTCAGAGGGAGAACCCCTCGATCCGGACTCTCACAGCAGTGAACCCCTCAGCGCTAGGCTGCACACTCCGACCCAATCGTCGTGAGGACTCCCAGAACCGAGCAAGTGGAAGTGTTGCGGTGTGGAATGTTCTTTTATGAGGGAGGGCGAGGGTTGGGGGTAAATCTATATGGTTCTGCGTTGAGGCAGCCTCACTTTTTGAAAGCAGCGATCGAGCCGTAGACCTCGACCTGTTTCAGACGTATCGCCGTCGAACGATGACCATGCGAGCGTGTTAGCATCGCCACCTGCCTTCCCTCAACAGCCCCTCTCATGTCTGAACAGCCCAGCCAAACCCGGCACGCTATCCCTTCACCACGGTCTCTATTACAGAGTCAGCCGTGTTTTCCGGAAGAGTTCGTCGTGGAGGAGGGGCATCTGCTGCCCGGCCCGAAAAGCCCTCCTCctttctgaggggggggggggggggggggggggcaggtgtcaTTAGCGGCTCTCTCACAAAGCACTGGCGGGAAATGAAGTTACTATTTATCGGTGCTGAGCAAAGAGAAAGGCAGacgtggggggaggagaaggccgGGAAGACGTTAGTATTGATTGAGATGGAGGGTGTTGGCCAGCATTTGGCTCATAGTACCTTCAGAAGGGGGCTGGGGTAGGCAGCTTGAGGCTAAAGGCTGGTAGCGGATGCAGAgtcgggggaggctggggaggctgggttGAGGCTGGGTCAAGCTAGGGAGCATGGGGGAGGCCGGGTTGAGGCTGGGTCAGGCTAGGGAGCATGGGGGAGGCCGGGTTGAGGCTGGGTCAGGCTAGGGAGCATGGGGGAGGCCGGGTTGAGGCTGGGTCAGGCTAGGGAGCATGGGGGAGGCCGGGTTGAGGCTGGGTCAGGCTAGGGAGCATGGGGGAGGCCGGGTTGGTTGAGGCTGGGTCAGGCTAGGGAGCATGGGGGAGGCCGGGTTGAGGCTGGGTCAGGCTAGGGAGCATGGGGGAGGCCGGGTTGAGGCTGGGTCAGGCTAGGGAGCATGGGGGAGGCCGGGTTGAGGCTGGGTCAGGCTAGGGAGCATGGGGGAGGCCGGGTTGAGGCTGGGTCAGGCTAGGGAGCATGGGGGAGGCTGAAAAAGACTGGATGACGACCGGGTCAAAAGACACGGTCTCACACACCGAACATCAAAAGCTTTTAATAGAAGAACCCTCCTTGTACGAACGACAAACAAAGATACCGCCAGTACCAGTTTGTGCTCTCTAGTATAACAGCTTGTCACAACTCGTATGCCAGTGTAAAATGCGATGTTCAGTGATGCTGACGGCAAGGTGACCCATggaggtgtggctgtgtgtgattgacaggtgtgaGCCCAGAGGAGAGCAGTGGGGAGAAGGGCTGCTGGAGGATTGGTCTGAGGTGGCCTGGGACATCCACACGCCCGGCCTGACCCTTCCCCTGCAGTCTGGAGACTGCTACTACATGAGAGGTACCCCAGGACACGctcggcgcacacacacacacacacacacacacagacattgacATGATGTCTGCTGTGTCCGGAGGTAGCAACACTTTATGACTCTGTGTTTTTAGTGTTTTCTTTACTCTGTCCCAAATGACCCATGGAAGCAGGATGCGGTacagactttctctctctctgtctctctctctctgtctctctctagctctctctctctgtctctctatctctctctccccctctcaccagtTCCTCTGATCTCACATCTCCTGCTGGATGTCTGTCTAGCTACTCCACAGCTGGGCTTCTTTGGCTCATGGAGCCTTAAGGTTCCATGAAATTGTGTGCATTAGAGAGGTTAAGAAAACCAAATGTTATTTTATGAAGTCTTGTGACCCGGGGCTGGTGCTGTCTCACTGGAGAGGACAGGCAGTGGGCCATGAGGGTGTAAATCACGCCCCGGAGCTGATGGCTGCAGCAGACTCATCCTCTCctttgtgtgtagtgtgtggtgtcgaaaaaaagaaagacatagtatgacatttgtatttgtaacacatgcacagacacacacgtatatatgAACACAAGCTCATCTGACACCCGCTTAAAGCATGTTCATGGTTATGCAATCCGTGATGTTTCACTTGCGCTGTCAAACTGCAGTAGTTACCTCTTGCCTGGCCCAGAGAAGGGCGCTCTGCCTGTCTGGGTGATATTTACAGCCCAGAATGTCCCTTTTAGCCCCAGAATGTCCCTTTTAGCCCAGGTATGGGCTGCCTGGAATGGGATCTGACGGGTCAGGAGCTTGGGGGATTAATGCTCCTGTTGGTGATTGGACCCCTGACATCCCAACTTCTCTATGccactagaacacacacacacacacacacacaNNNNNNNNNNNNNNNNNNNNNNNNNNNNNNNNNNNNNNNNNNNNNNNNNNNNNNNNNNNNNNNNNNNNNNNNNNNNNNNNNNNNNNNNNNNNNNNNNNNNNNNNNNNNNNNNNNNNNNNNNNNNNNNNNNNNNNNNNNNNNNNNNNNNNNNNNNNNNNNNNNNNNNNNNNNNNNNNNNNNNNNNNNNNNNNNNNNNNNNNCCGTTGTCCGCTTGTTccgtatttttttttaccactaTTTGTCACAGCCTCGCCCTTTGAACCGCTAATGTCCGCTCTGCTGGGAGCAAATCAAATCAACCTTATTTCCACCAAATGGAATTTCTGTGGTTAAAAAAAGAACAATGAAAGTCCTGACACCGGGTGTGTTTGGTAATCTGATTTCCAGCTCTGAATGCACAGGGGGAGCGGAAGAAAGAGTTGACCCAATATATTTAAAAAGGCCCACTTCCCGCTGGGGAGAGAAGGACAAGTGGCACCAGACGGGGATGGggggtgaaagaaagagaaatatttATTCCAGGAATCGAGTTTGAGTCCCAGCGTTCCGTCTGGAGCAGGAGGTGCAGATTGATGGAGATCATTCATTATTGGATCTAAACTGTTTTAAAGACGGGAGTCATTCTGCCACAGGAGCTAATCCCTCACAATCTCATCAAGGAAGGAGACAGCAAAACACAGACaacttgttttgtttgtcaacc
The window above is part of the Osmerus mordax isolate fOsmMor3 chromosome 13, fOsmMor3.pri, whole genome shotgun sequence genome. Proteins encoded here:
- the fto gene encoding LOW QUALITY PROTEIN: alpha-ketoglutarate-dependent dioxygenase FTO (The sequence of the model RefSeq protein was modified relative to this genomic sequence to represent the inferred CDS: inserted 1 base in 1 codon; substituted 1 base at 1 genomic stop codon); this encodes VRARXCKHNSRNMKRSGDSEREKRRKRRRLIQELGDQKIPFLGPGDQGFQQLWESSYSGLVVRRSCSLPTELHGRVQTALLTLRQRGCLLRDLVRVRDRDVLTAVSRALLGQPGTTYRYLDTRLFAIPWHSEDQEGGGAGVAGTVGVDRQSCCDADLRAACKALWELNHFFSSDVGERKEGDAFTQYRKDADTEAKLSEDDDKGSRQSDASKNTEGGDSESKQSEEGDTESKHSEEWDTESRHSDEGCSESKQEPDLETESKHSDEGELEVRQSKLGVTGSNPRSEGKCTGSNPASGRSSEAEGAMLGCQEKPVAELKQSLSSYHIQDEEEEEEQQSGQGCSAPPQAPCPAPFNVTLLNYMDPSAISQLKEEPYYGMGKMAVGWHHDENLVTRSPVAVYSYSCHDNKGEGPEESSGEKGCWRIGLXVAWDIHTPGLTLPLQSGDCYYMRDDLNRSHQHCVLTGDVPRFSSTHRVAECSTGTLAYIEARCREALSYLRVEADGGAHSLLSLLPSTFQHCEEIHNEVEFEWLRQYWFQGQRYTRFCSWWSSPMERLETDWRHMELMTKLFLAVVEDEESAEEGRREMAETLLSALTDRQQHRQTWRDRCHSTLAQSLPTAEVPVDRPFWGLDDTAMPLPFDLADIINRVESLLWR